GGCGCGGTGTGGTGATAGACGCGCCCCGCGCCCCAGTACTGCTCGACGAGGCCCATGTCCAGGTACCAGCTCTGGACCTTGTGCGTCCGCTTGCGCATCGCCTCCACGGCGGCCTCGCCGAAGGTGATGGGCGCGAGGCCGGGCGGCGCGCCGATGCACTTCTGCGTCCCGCTGTAACAGATGTCCACGCCCCAGCCGTCCACGGCGACCTCTGCGCCGCCCAGCGACGTGACTGTGTCCGCCAGGAAGAGCGCGCCGTAGCGGTGCGCCAGCTTCGCCGCCTCGGCGATGGGCTGGAGGATACCCGTGGATGTCTCCGCGTGCACCAGCGCCAGCAGCTTGACCTGACGCTGCTTCTTGAGCGCGCCCTCGATTGCCTCCATCGAGATGATGCGCCCCCACTCGGCCTCCACGGTGACGACCGTGGCGCCGCAGCGCTGGGCCATCTCCACCATGCGCCCGCCAAAGTAGCCGTTGACGCCGATGACCGCCGTGTCGCCCGGCTCCAGGGCGTTGCAGATGCCGGCCTCCATGCCCGCCGAGCCGGTGCCGGAGACGGGCAGCGTCAGGCGGTTCTTTGTCTGGAAGACGGCCCGCAGCCCCTCCATGACCTGGTCCATGATCTTCAGGAACTCCGGGTCCAGGTGGCCGACGACGGGCGCGGTGAGCGCCGCCATCACCTCGGGCGGGACGGAGCTGGGGCCGGGGCCGAGAAGCGTGCGGACAGGCGGATTGACGGGCGCGTACGGAGGCTGAGGCATGGGGACTCCTTTATGCGGCAAGCTGAGTCTGAGCGTAGCCCGTCGGCTTGCGCATGTCAAGAACGCTCGTCGCGCTCGCCCTCTGGCCTGCGCTCCGCGATTAGTGTATCGTGTCTTTCGATGAGCAAACGTCCTGTTATTGCCGTGACGATGGGCGACCCCGCGGGCATTGGGCCGGAGGTGGT
This genomic interval from Dehalococcoidia bacterium contains the following:
- a CDS encoding alanine--glyoxylate aminotransferase family protein, whose protein sequence is MPQPPYAPVNPPVRTLLGPGPSSVPPEVMAALTAPVVGHLDPEFLKIMDQVMEGLRAVFQTKNRLTLPVSGTGSAGMEAGICNALEPGDTAVIGVNGYFGGRMVEMAQRCGATVVTVEAEWGRIISMEAIEGALKKQRQVKLLALVHAETSTGILQPIAEAAKLAHRYGALFLADTVTSLGGAEVAVDGWGVDICYSGTQKCIGAPPGLAPITFGEAAVEAMRKRTHKVQSWYLDMGLVEQYWGAGRVYHHTAPISMTYALHEAVRLALEEGLPARWERHSLHAAALYAGLDAMGLALHAEAGHRAPMLTTVRVPDGVDDAAVRKALLTEDSIEIGGGLGPLKGKVWRVGLMGHSCNEGNVLLFLEALERAMAKQGRPSTEGQSGAEAASAHYRRERKKGTKP